The following coding sequences are from one Streptococcus mitis window:
- a CDS encoding ATP-binding cassette domain-containing protein has translation MLTVSDVSLRFSDRKLFDDVNIKFTEGNTYGLIGANGAGKSTFLKILAGDIEPTTGHISLGPDERLSVLRQNHFDYEDERAIDVVIMGNEKLYSIMKEKDAIYMKENFSDEDGVRAAELEGEFAELGGWEAESEASQLLQNLNIPEELHYQNMSELANGEKVKVLLAKALFGKPDVLLLDEPTNGLDIQSITWLEDFLIDFDNTVIVVSHDRHFLNKVCTHMADLDFGKIKLYVGNYDFWKESSELAAKLLADRNAKAEEKIKQLQEFVARFSANASKSRQATSRKKMLDKIELEEIVPSSRKYPFINFKAEREIGNDLLTVENLTVKIDGETILDNISFILRPGDKTALIGQNDIQTTALIRAIMGDIDYEGTVKWGVTTSRSYLPKDNSADFAGGESILDWLRQFASKEEDDNTFLRGFLGRMLFSGDEVNKPVNVLSGGEKVRVMLSKLMLLKSNVLVLDDPTNHLDLESISSLNDGLKNFKESIIFASHDHEFIQTLANHIIVLSKNGVIDRIDETYDEFLENAEVQAKVKELWKD, from the coding sequence TTGCTTACAGTATCTGATGTTTCACTACGTTTTAGTGATCGCAAACTTTTTGATGATGTCAATATCAAATTTACAGAAGGAAATACTTACGGATTAATCGGTGCTAATGGTGCCGGAAAATCAACCTTTTTAAAAATTTTAGCTGGAGATATTGAACCTACTACTGGTCACATCTCTCTTGGTCCAGATGAACGTCTCTCTGTTCTTCGTCAAAATCACTTTGACTATGAAGACGAACGTGCCATTGATGTCGTTATCATGGGAAATGAAAAACTTTATAGCATCATGAAGGAGAAAGATGCCATCTACATGAAGGAAAATTTCTCAGATGAGGATGGAGTGCGTGCTGCCGAACTCGAAGGAGAGTTTGCCGAGCTTGGAGGTTGGGAAGCAGAAAGTGAAGCCTCTCAACTCCTTCAAAACCTAAACATTCCAGAAGAATTGCACTATCAAAACATGAGCGAATTGGCCAACGGTGAAAAAGTAAAAGTTCTCCTTGCCAAAGCACTTTTTGGTAAACCAGATGTGCTTCTATTGGACGAGCCTACCAACGGTTTGGACATCCAATCGATTACTTGGTTAGAAGACTTCTTGATTGACTTTGATAACACCGTTATCGTAGTATCCCACGACCGTCACTTCTTAAACAAAGTATGCACTCACATGGCCGACCTTGACTTTGGAAAAATCAAACTCTATGTCGGAAACTATGACTTCTGGAAGGAATCTTCTGAGCTCGCTGCTAAATTGCTAGCAGACCGTAATGCTAAAGCAGAAGAAAAAATTAAGCAATTGCAAGAATTCGTAGCTCGTTTCTCTGCTAATGCTTCCAAATCAAGACAAGCAACATCACGTAAAAAAATGCTTGATAAGATTGAGCTAGAAGAGATTGTGCCATCTAGTCGTAAATATCCATTTATCAACTTTAAAGCGGAGCGTGAGATTGGTAATGATCTCCTGACAGTAGAAAATCTAACTGTAAAGATTGATGGTGAGACTATTTTAGATAATATCAGTTTTATCTTGCGTCCAGGTGATAAGACAGCTCTTATTGGTCAAAATGACATCCAAACGACTGCATTAATTCGTGCAATCATGGGGGACATTGACTATGAAGGAACTGTCAAGTGGGGAGTTACTACTAGCCGTTCTTACTTGCCAAAAGATAACTCGGCCGATTTTGCAGGGGGAGAGTCAATCCTTGATTGGTTGCGTCAATTCGCAAGTAAAGAAGAAGATGACAATACTTTCCTACGTGGCTTCCTTGGCCGTATGCTCTTCTCTGGAGATGAGGTTAACAAACCTGTAAATGTCTTGTCAGGGGGAGAAAAAGTTCGTGTCATGCTTTCAAAACTCATGCTCTTAAAATCAAATGTCCTTGTACTTGATGATCCAACCAATCACTTGGACTTGGAATCTATCTCAAGCTTGAATGATGGATTGAAAAACTTTAAAGAATCAATCATCTTTGCTAGCCATGACCACGAGTTTATTCAAACTCTAGCTAACCATATCATTGTCTTGTCTAAAAATGGCGTCATTGACCGTATCGATGAAACCTATGATGAATTCCTAGAGAATGCAGAAGTACAAGCAAAAGTTAAAGAACTTTGGAAAGACTAA
- the recF gene encoding DNA replication/repair protein RecF (All proteins in this family for which functions are known are DNA-binding proteins that assist the filamentation of RecA onto DNA for the initiation of recombination or recombinational repair.), producing the protein MWLQHLSLKTFRNYKETKIDFNPKLNVFLGRNAQGKTNMLEAIYFLALTRSHRTRTDKNLIHFDEEQLHLSGLVQKQTGSIPLEIELTQKGRVTKVNHLKQARLSDYVGHMNVVLFAPEDLQLIKGAPSVRRKFIDMELGQIKPIYLSDLTNYNHILKQRNTYLKSAQKIDETFLSVLDDQLIDYGCRVMNHRLDFIKKLESFGRKKHFELSNQIEELSISYQSSVNITDKEDLSESFKIALEKSRSRDLFKKNTGVGPHRDDISFYINGMDASFGSQGQHRSLVLSIKLAEIELMESITTESPILLLDDVMSELDNTRQLKLLETISHSIQTFITTTSLDHLQNLPENLSIFTIQDGKVSVNQN; encoded by the coding sequence ATGTGGCTACAACACCTATCTCTCAAGACTTTTCGTAACTATAAAGAGACGAAAATAGACTTTAATCCTAAATTAAATGTCTTTTTAGGACGCAATGCGCAAGGTAAAACAAATATGTTAGAGGCTATCTATTTTTTAGCCTTAACACGTAGTCATCGGACTCGGACAGATAAAAATCTTATTCATTTTGACGAGGAACAACTTCATCTTTCAGGTCTTGTTCAGAAACAAACGGGATCCATTCCTCTCGAAATCGAACTAACACAAAAAGGGCGTGTGACAAAAGTTAATCACTTAAAACAGGCACGACTTTCAGATTACGTAGGACACATGAATGTTGTCTTATTTGCTCCGGAAGATTTACAACTAATTAAAGGAGCACCTTCAGTTCGACGAAAATTCATTGATATGGAGCTTGGACAAATTAAGCCCATCTATCTATCAGATTTAACCAATTATAACCATATCCTTAAGCAAAGAAATACCTATCTAAAATCAGCTCAAAAAATAGATGAAACCTTCCTTTCAGTTTTAGATGATCAGCTAATTGATTATGGATGTCGTGTAATGAATCACCGCTTAGATTTCATAAAAAAACTAGAATCATTTGGTCGTAAGAAACATTTTGAACTCTCTAATCAGATTGAAGAGTTGTCAATATCCTATCAATCTTCTGTCAATATAACTGACAAAGAAGACTTATCAGAATCTTTCAAAATTGCTTTAGAAAAAAGTAGGTCCAGAGATTTATTTAAAAAGAACACTGGTGTTGGTCCTCATCGGGATGACATTTCTTTTTATATAAATGGGATGGATGCTAGTTTCGGAAGTCAAGGCCAACATCGTAGTCTCGTCCTTTCTATAAAATTAGCAGAAATCGAGTTAATGGAAAGTATTACTACAGAATCTCCGATATTATTGCTTGACGATGTCATGAGTGAACTTGACAACACTAGACAACTAAAATTATTAGAAACGATTTCTCACTCAATCCAAACCTTTATTACAACAACAAGCTTAGATCATCTTCAAAATCTGCCAGAAAATCTAAGTATCTTTACTATTCAGGATGGTAAAGTTTCTGTAAATCAAAATTGA
- the guaB gene encoding IMP dehydrogenase, with amino-acid sequence MSNWDTKFLKKGFTFDDVLLIPAESHVLPNDADLTTKLADNLTLNIPIITAAMDTVTESQMAIAIARAGGLGVIHKNMSIAQQAEEVRKVKRSENGVIIDPFFLTPEHTIAEADELMGRYRISGVPVVETLENRKLVGILTNRDLRFISDYNQPISNHMTSENLVTAPVGTDLATAESILQEHRIEKLPLVDEEGRLSGLITIKDIEKVIEFPNAAKDEFGRLLVAGAVGVTSDTFERAEALFEAGADAIVIDTAHGHSAGVLRKIAEIRAHFPDRTLIAGNIATAEGARALYEAGVDVVKVGIGPGSICTTRVIAGVGVPQVTAIYDAAAVAREYGKTIIADGGIKYSGDIVKALAAGGNAVMLGSMFAGTDEAPGETEIFQGRKFKTYRGMGSIAAMKKGSSDRYFQGSVNEANKLVPEGIEGRVAYKGAAADIVFQMIGGIRSGMGYCGAANLKELHDNAQFIEMSGAGLKESHPHDVQITNEAPNYSM; translated from the coding sequence ATGTCTAATTGGGACACTAAATTTTTGAAAAAAGGTTTTACCTTTGATGATGTATTGCTTATTCCAGCTGAAAGTCATGTGTTGCCTAACGATGCAGATTTAACAACTAAATTGGCAGATAATTTGACTTTAAATATCCCAATTATTACCGCTGCCATGGACACAGTTACAGAGAGTCAAATGGCCATTGCTATTGCTCGTGCAGGTGGTCTCGGAGTTATCCATAAAAACATGTCAATTGCTCAACAAGCAGAAGAGGTTCGTAAGGTAAAACGTTCTGAAAATGGAGTTATTATTGATCCGTTCTTCTTGACGCCTGAACATACAATTGCTGAAGCAGATGAGCTTATGGGTCGTTACCGCATCAGTGGTGTTCCAGTTGTTGAAACACTTGAAAATCGCAAATTGGTTGGTATTTTGACAAACCGAGATCTTCGTTTTATTTCAGACTATAACCAACCAATCTCAAACCATATGACTAGTGAAAATCTTGTTACTGCTCCTGTGGGTACAGATCTTGCAACAGCTGAGAGTATTCTTCAAGAACACCGTATTGAAAAGCTTCCTTTGGTAGATGAAGAAGGTCGTCTTTCTGGTTTGATTACTATCAAAGATATTGAAAAAGTTATTGAGTTTCCAAATGCTGCTAAAGATGAGTTTGGTCGTCTTCTAGTTGCAGGTGCAGTAGGGGTTACTTCAGATACATTTGAACGTGCAGAGGCTCTTTTTGAGGCAGGAGCGGATGCGATTGTTATTGATACTGCGCATGGTCATTCTGCAGGTGTCTTGCGTAAAATTGCTGAGATTCGTGCTCATTTCCCAGACCGTACATTGATTGCTGGAAATATTGCTACTGCTGAAGGTGCACGTGCCCTTTATGAAGCAGGTGTAGACGTTGTCAAGGTTGGTATTGGGCCAGGTTCTATCTGTACTACTCGTGTGATTGCAGGTGTTGGTGTTCCACAAGTAACAGCTATCTATGATGCTGCAGCTGTTGCGCGTGAATATGGTAAAACGATCATTGCTGACGGTGGAATCAAGTATTCTGGAGATATTGTAAAAGCACTTGCGGCTGGTGGAAATGCTGTTATGCTTGGATCAATGTTTGCTGGAACTGATGAAGCTCCAGGCGAAACTGAAATCTTCCAAGGACGTAAGTTTAAGACTTACCGTGGTATGGGATCAATTGCTGCTATGAAGAAAGGTTCAAGCGATCGTTACTTCCAAGGTTCTGTCAATGAAGCAAACAAACTTGTTCCAGAAGGAATTGAAGGTCGTGTTGCTTATAAAGGTGCGGCAGCTGATATTGTCTTCCAAATGATTGGTGGTATTCGCTCTGGTATGGGTTACTGTGGTGCAGCTAACCTTAAAGAACTACACGATAATGCTCAATTTATTGAAATGTCTGGTGCTGGTTTGAAAGAAAGCCATCCTCATGATGTACAAATTACTAATGAGGCACCAAATTATTCTATGTAA
- the trpS gene encoding tryptophan--tRNA ligase, which translates to MIKPIILTGDRPTGKLHIGHYVGSLKNRVLLQEEDKYDMFVFLADQQALTDHAKDPQTIVESIGNVALDYLAVGLDPSKSTIFIQSQIPELAELSMYYMNLVSLARLERNPTVKTEIAQKGFGESIPTGFLVYPIAQAADITAFKANYVPVGTDQKPMIEQTREIVRSFNNAYNCDVLVEPEGIYPENERAGRLPGLDGNAKMSKSLNNGIYLADDADTLRKKVMSMYTDPDHIRVEDPGKIEGNMVFHYLDVFGRPEDAQEIADMKEHYQRGGLGDVKTKRYLLEILERELGPIRERRIEFAKDMGEVYNMLQKGSERAREVAGQTLSEVKGAMGLHYFN; encoded by the coding sequence ATGATTAAACCCATTATTTTAACAGGAGACCGTCCAACAGGAAAATTGCATATTGGACATTATGTTGGAAGTCTCAAAAATAGAGTTTTATTACAGGAAGAGGATAAGTATGATATGTTTGTGTTCTTGGCTGACCAACAAGCTTTGACAGATCATGCTAAAGACCCTCAAACAATTGTAGAGTCTATCGGAAATGTTGCTTTGGATTATCTTGCAGTTGGATTGGATCCGAGTAAATCAACTATTTTTATTCAAAGCCAAATTCCAGAATTGGCTGAACTATCTATGTACTATATGAATCTAGTTTCATTAGCACGTTTGGAGCGCAATCCAACAGTCAAGACAGAAATTGCTCAGAAAGGCTTTGGAGAGAGTATTCCGACAGGATTCTTAGTCTATCCAATTGCTCAAGCAGCTGACATCACAGCTTTCAAGGCTAATTATGTTCCTGTTGGGACAGATCAGAAACCAATGATTGAGCAAACTCGTGAAATTGTTCGCTCTTTTAACAACGCATATAACTGTGATGTCTTGGTAGAGCCGGAAGGTATTTATCCAGAAAATGAGAGAGCAGGGCGTTTGCCTGGTTTAGATGGAAATGCTAAAATGTCTAAATCACTCAATAATGGTATTTATTTAGCTGATGATGCGGATACTTTGCGTAAAAAAGTGATGAGTATGTATACAGATCCAGATCATATCCGCGTTGAGGATCCAGGTAAAATTGAAGGAAATATGGTTTTCCATTATCTAGATGTTTTTGGTCGTCCAGAAGATGCTCAAGAAATTGCTGACATGAAAGAACATTATCAACGAGGTGGTCTTGGTGATGTGAAGACCAAGCGTTATCTACTTGAAATATTAGAACGTGAACTTGGTCCTATTCGTGAGCGCCGTATTGAATTTGCTAAGGATATGGGAGAAGTTTATAATATGCTTCAAAAAGGTAGTGAAAGAGCGCGTGAAGTTGCAGGTCAAACCCTATCTGAGGTTAAAGGAGCAATGGGACTTCATTACTTTAACTAA
- the yaaA gene encoding S4 domain-containing protein YaaA codes for MEYKLFEEFITLQALLKELGITHSGGAIKSFLSEHSVYFNGELESRRGKKLRIGDKIDIPDMNIDILLTQPTSEEQDEYQADKVEKERIAKLVKEMNKGVKKDKSKPTSLPKSKQAPRFPGR; via the coding sequence ATGGAATACAAATTATTTGAAGAATTTATTACCCTCCAAGCACTACTCAAAGAACTTGGAATTACACATAGCGGAGGAGCTATCAAATCATTTCTCTCTGAACATTCTGTTTACTTTAATGGGGAGTTAGAAAGTCGTCGTGGTAAAAAACTTCGCATTGGTGATAAAATTGACATCCCTGACATGAATATTGACATCTTGTTGACACAACCTACTTCTGAAGAACAAGATGAATACCAAGCTGATAAAGTTGAAAAAGAACGGATCGCTAAACTTGTAAAGGAGATGAATAAGGGAGTTAAAAAAGACAAATCCAAACCTACTTCATTACCCAAAAGCAAACAAGCTCCACGATTCCCTGGTAGATAA